From the Flavobacteriales bacterium genome, one window contains:
- a CDS encoding lipid-A-disaccharide synthase translates to MKYYIIAGEASGDLHASNMMREIKRKDSNAEFRFWGGDLMQEQGGLLVKHYRELAFMGFLVVLANLRTILKNISLCKKDITQFNPDVLILVDYPGFNLRIARFAKTSGFKVCYYISPQVWAWKESRVEQIKKFVDKMYVILPFEEAFFQKLNYNVEYVGHPLLDVIEQRKRSDFRSKHGISIDEKVIALIPGSRKHEIEAMLPVMMKM, encoded by the coding sequence ATGAAGTATTACATCATAGCAGGAGAAGCGTCTGGAGATCTTCATGCATCAAATATGATGAGGGAGATAAAGCGTAAAGACTCTAATGCTGAGTTCCGATTTTGGGGTGGCGATTTAATGCAAGAGCAGGGAGGCCTTTTGGTAAAGCATTATAGAGAGCTTGCATTCATGGGCTTTCTTGTGGTATTAGCCAATCTAAGAACCATTCTTAAAAACATTTCACTCTGTAAAAAGGATATAACTCAATTTAATCCAGATGTTCTAATTCTTGTTGATTACCCCGGATTTAATCTACGAATTGCTCGTTTTGCTAAAACCTCAGGGTTCAAAGTATGTTATTATATAAGTCCACAAGTGTGGGCTTGGAAGGAGTCTAGAGTAGAGCAAATAAAGAAATTTGTAGACAAGATGTATGTTATTTTACCTTTTGAAGAAGCTTTCTTTCAAAAGTTAAATTATAACGTTGAATATGTAGGACACCCATTATTGGATGTAATAGAGCAAAGAAAAAGAAGTGACTTTAGGTCAAAGCATGGTATCAGCATTGATGAAAAAGTTATAGCACTAATTCCTGGGAGCAGAAAGCATGAGATAGAAGCGATGTTGCCGGTGATGATGAAAATG
- a CDS encoding sel1 repeat family protein: MLRNKIFKFCFFSFAILTSSSLLAQEDMDYAERLFDDATDKLNAIEIGQEANYQAHFNKIKHSADMGYVEAIAYFGCELTKTGFSMLNRDAVKGERYLNKAIEKNSSHAMVCMAYHLYEIGNIFETIEYLERAYLLGDYGAATELGYLFKTGKLTNHTNGTARYSKYGRDNDVKSAVHYMKKAAFNGQSTAEILLSHWYYVGVPGYISVDKSKARMLVKSAMHEDDLVGNPSATRRASFLVEDIYGTNWKQKLGM, from the coding sequence ATGCTTAGAAATAAAATATTTAAATTCTGTTTTTTCTCATTTGCGATTCTAACGAGCTCATCGTTGCTTGCGCAAGAGGATATGGATTATGCGGAAAGATTATTCGATGATGCAACGGATAAGCTTAATGCAATAGAAATTGGTCAAGAAGCGAATTACCAAGCCCACTTTAATAAAATAAAGCACTCTGCAGATATGGGCTATGTTGAAGCAATCGCATATTTTGGTTGTGAGCTTACGAAAACAGGTTTTTCCATGCTTAATAGGGATGCTGTTAAAGGTGAACGATACTTAAATAAGGCTATCGAGAAAAACTCTTCACATGCTATGGTTTGCATGGCTTATCATCTATACGAAATAGGTAATATTTTTGAAACAATCGAGTATTTAGAAAGGGCGTATTTGTTAGGGGACTATGGTGCTGCAACAGAATTAGGATATTTATTTAAAACAGGTAAGCTAACCAACCATACAAATGGAACAGCTAGATATTCTAAATATGGACGGGATAATGATGTTAAATCGGCTGTTCATTATATGAAGAAAGCTGCGTTTAACGGTCAGTCTACAGCAGAAATACTTTTAAGTCACTGGTATTATGTAGGCGTTCCAGGATATATTAGTGTAGATAAAAGTAAGGCCCGAATGCTAGTTAAATCTGCGATGCACGAAGATGACCTTGTAGGGAATCCATCTGCAACTCGTAGAGCTTCATTTTTAGTAGAGGATATCTACGGCACTAATTGGAAGCAAAAATTAGGCATGTAG
- a CDS encoding DUF4139 domain-containing protein produces MRLITVPKSIYCLLISFSISASIYAQVPSERVKVISSIEEAKVFLEGVSITRTAKLTLHAGDNRLLLPGLASNIDPSTIQVGGVGDFTILSVGLTNNYMNQTWESNRVKDIKDSLRSLKLQLGINIGLKDVLEDEKDMILTNKSIGSEQLGVDIEALEDASDFFRDRLLNIKREELLANNKIEVLSEQVKRIELTLENAQKEDLRGSGEIFLNIRSKTVQAGMKITFSYYTTDAYWVPTYDIRAKTNETVILDFKGNVTQNTGVNWKDVKIVLSTANPSLNGDKPELYPWRLKFTKPRMQAMAKAGSAISSSSTKLKRDVSTSANHTSKSIELTNVTYRIHLPYSIASNNTRHSIDIQSNNVRSSYKNYCVPKINEDVYLMAQITRWEQYNLLSGDANIFLDGTYVGKTFINTTATNDTLDISLGRDKQVVVRRKKLTEFSKNKVVGPNKELTNTYEILVKNNKSGKLNLELYDQIPLSTSGEISVIALEISKGLHTPKTGEVLWNLKLGSGEQKKLKIS; encoded by the coding sequence ATGAGACTAATAACTGTGCCAAAAAGTATTTATTGCTTACTAATTAGCTTTAGTATTTCAGCTTCTATTTATGCGCAGGTTCCGAGTGAACGTGTAAAGGTTATCTCCTCTATAGAAGAAGCCAAAGTGTTTCTTGAGGGTGTTAGTATTACAAGAACAGCAAAACTCACTTTACACGCTGGTGACAATCGATTACTCCTTCCTGGGTTAGCCTCTAATATAGATCCCAGTACTATTCAAGTTGGAGGTGTGGGTGACTTCACAATCCTTTCTGTTGGCCTTACAAACAACTACATGAACCAGACTTGGGAGTCTAATAGAGTTAAAGACATAAAAGATTCACTGAGATCATTAAAATTACAACTTGGTATAAATATCGGATTGAAAGATGTATTGGAAGATGAGAAAGACATGATACTCACAAACAAATCTATTGGAAGCGAACAACTAGGCGTTGATATTGAAGCATTAGAAGATGCATCTGATTTCTTTAGAGATAGATTACTCAACATTAAAAGAGAAGAACTATTAGCCAATAATAAAATTGAAGTGTTAAGTGAGCAAGTAAAAAGAATAGAACTTACGCTTGAGAATGCACAAAAAGAAGATCTACGAGGTTCTGGCGAAATATTTCTGAATATTCGATCTAAAACCGTTCAAGCCGGCATGAAGATCACATTCTCTTATTATACAACGGATGCTTATTGGGTTCCTACGTACGACATAAGAGCTAAAACTAACGAAACAGTTATTCTTGATTTTAAAGGAAACGTGACTCAGAATACTGGCGTTAACTGGAAAGATGTTAAAATCGTTCTATCGACAGCCAACCCCAGCCTTAATGGAGATAAGCCAGAACTATATCCTTGGAGATTGAAGTTCACTAAGCCTAGAATGCAAGCAATGGCAAAAGCTGGAAGTGCGATATCCTCTTCATCAACTAAATTGAAAAGGGACGTAAGTACATCAGCCAACCATACATCAAAAAGCATTGAACTTACGAACGTTACTTACCGAATCCACCTACCATATAGCATAGCTTCAAATAACACAAGGCACTCTATTGATATACAAAGTAATAACGTACGATCATCTTACAAAAACTATTGTGTACCTAAAATCAACGAAGATGTTTATTTGATGGCTCAAATAACAAGATGGGAACAGTATAATTTATTGTCTGGCGACGCCAACATATTTCTTGACGGAACCTACGTAGGAAAAACTTTCATCAATACAACCGCAACTAACGACACTTTGGATATCTCTTTAGGAAGGGACAAGCAAGTTGTTGTAAGAAGAAAGAAACTTACCGAGTTCTCAAAGAACAAAGTAGTTGGGCCTAACAAGGAACTCACTAATACATATGAGATTCTTGTTAAGAATAACAAGTCAGGAAAGCTCAACCTTGAGTTGTATGATCAGATACCTCTTTCTACAAGCGGAGAAATATCTGTAATTGCGTTAGAGATATCAAAAGGGCTACATACCCCTAAAACAGGTGAAGTTTTATGGAATCTTAAGCTAGGAAGCGGAGAGCAAAAGAAATTAAAGATTTCTT
- the surE gene encoding 5'/3'-nucleotidase SurE has protein sequence MKPLILITNDDGYDSPGIRTLIDLLKKKGDVIVVAPLTHQSAMSHAITTLIPITYQEIEKTESYKEYSCKGTPVDCVKLALSELVERKPDLVVSGINHGSNSSTNVIYSGTMAAAIEGSVSGIPSLGISLQDNSLDADFTACVHYTELLVDKVLNGSWDKTICLNVNVPKAALNEIKGVKICRQSCGVWHEEFDKKENKEGNTDFMLGGWFEPDISDDKGDDYALSQNYVSVVPVQYDFTDHNMVTQLSKWND, from the coding sequence TTGAAACCACTTATTCTTATTACGAACGATGACGGGTATGATTCACCTGGAATTCGTACATTGATTGATTTGCTAAAGAAAAAAGGGGATGTAATTGTCGTAGCTCCTTTAACGCATCAATCTGCCATGTCGCATGCAATTACAACGCTAATACCAATTACGTATCAAGAAATTGAAAAAACGGAGAGTTATAAGGAATATAGTTGTAAAGGAACACCAGTAGATTGTGTGAAACTTGCTTTGTCCGAGTTGGTCGAAAGAAAGCCAGATCTAGTTGTAAGTGGAATTAATCATGGTTCAAATTCTTCCACGAATGTTATTTATTCTGGTACAATGGCCGCAGCAATAGAAGGTTCTGTTTCTGGGATTCCTTCTTTGGGTATATCTCTCCAAGATAATTCTTTGGATGCCGACTTTACGGCATGTGTTCATTATACCGAATTACTTGTAGATAAGGTGTTAAATGGTAGTTGGGATAAAACAATCTGTCTAAATGTTAATGTTCCAAAGGCTGCTTTGAATGAGATTAAAGGGGTTAAAATATGTAGGCAATCTTGCGGGGTATGGCATGAAGAATTCGATAAGAAAGAAAACAAAGAAGGAAATACCGATTTTATGCTCGGTGGATGGTTTGAACCAGACATCTCTGATGATAAAGGAGACGACTATGCATTATCTCAAAATTATGTATCGGTAGTACCTGTACAATATGATTTTACGGATCACAATATGGTAACCCAATTATCTAAATGGAATGATTAA